The DNA region AAATAATTTCCAATAACTACCACCATGTGGCCCCTTTCCAGAATGGACAGCATGGTCTCTAACAATATAGCTACCTCTTGGTCCGTGATAGGTGCCTGATCTACCAGAAACAGCAGTTCCTAATTTATTTGAGCACAAAGACAAATTGATGTATGAAGGAGCACCTCCTCCTTCAAAATTAGCGTTGTGTCTTAAGCTAAATTCAATGGAACTATTGCTATCGGCGTTCGCGACCTCTGTTACGGGCCCTGCTATTGACATCAAGGTCAATAAAGCAGCAATAATATACGACAATTTTTTTAATAGATTCTTTTTCATCAGAATCCCCTTCTTATTTTTGTATATACTACGAGATTTAAACTATTCTGTCTATTGTCCATTTTTTGATAGTTCGTTTACAGTTTGGCAACAATTAACCCATACTATCTCAATTTCCAACCGTAGCAAATATTCGCATTCTATGTCTTTTTGTTGTAGAATGAAGGTATCAAAAACAGAAACGGAGAATTCTATGGTTCAAGTTATTACAGATGCAAACTTTGAAGCCGAAACTCAAGAAGGCGTAGTTATTGTTGATTTTTGGGCGCCTTGGTGTGGTCCATGTCGTATGCAGGCACCAATCTTGGAACAATTGGCGGAAGAAGTAAGCGAAGATGAACTTCGTATCTACAAAATGGATATAGATGAAAATCCTAATATAGCTAGTCAATTCGGTATCCTCTCTATCCCAACCCTCTTGTTCAAGAAAGATGGACAAGTAGTGAAGCAGGTGGCAGGTGTCCACACGAAAGAACAAATCAAAGCGATTCTAGCTGAGATTGGCTAATGGAAAATGATAGCGCTCAGTTTATTTTGTTAGCCCGTAACTTGAGTAGCTACAAAAGTAAACTGGGAGATTATGAAGCAAGTGGTGCAAGACTGCTTGCTTTTTTTCAAATAATATAGATAGAAGCAATGAGCCATTACAAGATAAGATTGTGAAGTATCATCCAAGATGATATAATAAACCTATATCTATTGTCTTTTAGAAAGGTAGTTTTATGTCAACAATTAGCTATAAACCGCTCAATCTTTATCGTCAATTTAAAGAAGCTGCCGAGACATTTCCAGACGTGGCGATTTACTTTGATCAGCCGTACGCTTCCTTTCCTGAATTAGGATTAGAAAATACCTATCAAACTGTCTTTGAGGCCATTCAGAAAAGAGCTGCACAGCTCGCAGCAACAGGTATTGGCCGTGGGGATAAGGTCATTCTCTACAAAAGTCCAACCTTTGACACCTATTTATTAGCTGTGGCTGTAACTGCCTTGGGAGCTGTCCCAGTAATGATTTCCTACCATTTACCATCTTCTAATTTGGATGTCTTTGCAGAACGTCTAGAAGGCTCCTATATCGTTTATGATGAGGAAACAAAAGGGCGTGTTGTTGGAATGAAACGGGTCGACCTAGTGACGAAACTGTCAGTATCTCAAGTTCTGTCTCAGGTTGTAGAAGCTGTCGAAGAAAATCTTCTACCAGAAGATGTCATTCAGTATATGACCCATACTTCAGGTACAACGGGTGTTCCAAAACTCATCTGTCACACTGCTCAAACCATGGGGTGGCGGGTTGCTTGGCAACAGACCATTTTTGACAAGATGGTGGAACGTGGACTTTTGGCCTTTCATATCTCGCCCGTTCATTCCCGTTACAATATTGGTGTATCTTCGGCGATTGGTCTAGGTTTTCCCCTTTACCCACTTTCATCTGCTAAAAAAGATGACGTGGAGCTTGCTCTGCGAGTTCACCGTCCAAGCGCTTTAGAAACTCATCCCAATAACTTTGTCCAATGGTCTCGTTTGGCCAAGGAAAAGCCAGAAATTTTTAGTAGTATCCGTTATTACCACTCGACCTTTGATGCTATCAATATTGGTACATTGCGTACTTTTTTGGAAGCCTCTAAGGAACAAAATCCTGTCTTTATGCAGGTGTATGGTCAAAGTGAATGCGGTCCAATGATTTTACGTTATCATCGATTGGAAAATTTAGGAACTGTTAGTGGACGAGATATGGGAATTGGTTTAGAAGGATATACCGAAGCGCGGATCACAGATGTTGAGGGAAATCCGGTACCAGCAGGAGAAAATGGTCACATCCAATTCTTATCAAGAGGACGGGCTATTACATACTATAAAGAAGAAAATCGTTTCCGAGACAATGTTCATGGTGCATGGTGGGATAGTGGTGATTATGGCTGCATGACTTCTGAGGGGACTCTTCTTTTGAAGGACCGTCAAGTTGATTTGATTAAAAATATTGATAGCAATCTAGCCCTAGAGGATCTTTTGTTGGATAAATTAGACTTCTTATCAGAAGTTGTGATTATTCGTGATGTCAATGGGGCACCGCAGCCGATTGTTGCAGTAGCAGAAAATGCAGAGATGAATTGGGAAGCATGGTGGGCGGCAGTTGCAGATCTACCACTCTTGAAAGAACCAATCTTAATGGCCTACGACGATATCCCACGAACCGCTACCATGAAGGTTCAACGTCTTAAGATGGAAGCTGATATGAAAGAAAAAAATCTATAACTTGCTTTCAGCATGTTTTGCTATATTGGTTCAATTTAGGTATTGTTTGTAGCTTTTAATGGAAGTAGGAAAGAGCTTGGTTGAAAAAAGTTTGTCGCAAGGTCTGTTTTTGTTGGCAAGCCAAGGCGGGTCATTCCTAGATTGTAATCTATGTAAACTGATTTCTGATCGTCTTGAATTTTAGCTATCCATCTTCTAGCAGTCTATCTTAGACTGCTATGTTGGCATGAGCTGCGTTTGCTTTATCTCTTGTCTCTACGGTTTATTCCTAGGCTAGTGGAGCTAAAAGACCTATGCTTATGAATTGTACAAAATTATCTATGTTGACTTTCTTTGAGACAAACTGAGGAGTCAATGCTTTGGCTTACTATAGATACAAAGGAGTAAGAAAATGAAAGAAATTTACTTAGCAGGCGGTTGTTTCTGGGGAATGGAAGGCTACTTTTCTCAGATTGACGGCATTTTAGAAACCAGTGTTGGTTATGCCAATGGGCAGGTGGAGACGACTAACTATCAGCTCCTCAAGCAAACTGACCATGCAGAGACAGTCTATCTGGCCTATGATGAGACGACTATCAGCTTGCGGGAGATTCTCCTCTACTATTTTCGTGTCATTGACCCGCTTTCTGTCAACAAGCAGGGACCTGATAAGGGACGTCAATACCGGACAGGTATCTACTATACTGATGAGGTGGATCTACCGGTTATCGAGCAGGTGATGACTGAGCAATCTAGCTTTCTTGGCGGTCGTCCCCTAGCTGTTGAGGTAGAACCCTTGGCTCACTATATTCCTGCCGAGGATTATCATCAAGATTATCTCAAGAAAAATCCCCAAGGATACTGTCATATTGACCTTGAACAGGCGAAAATCCCTCTTATTGATATTGCGGATTATCAAAAACCAGACCAACAAGTTTTGAAAGATAGCTTGACAGAACTCCAGTATCGTGTCACACAAGAGGCTGCGACCGAAAGACCCTTTGAAAACGAGTTTTGGAATAGCGATCAGGCGGGAATTTACGTTGATATTACGACCGGTGAACCCCTCTTTCTTTCCACAGATAAATTTGATTCAGGCTGTGGCTGGCCCTCTTTTACCAAGCCAATCAGTAAAGAAGTCGCAAGCTACTATCAGGACCGATCTCATGGTATGAATCGCATTGAAGTAAAAAGTCGAGCAGGTCAGGCCCATCTCGGTCATGTTTTTGATGACGGACCACTGGATAAAGGAGGACTTCGTTATTGCATCAATTCGGCTGCTCTTCGTTTCATCCCCAAGGAAGAAATGGAAGCCGCAGGTTATGGGGTGTTTTTAGAACTTCTTAGATAATTTTCAGAAACTATTCTTGATTTTTTCGGGGAAATAGTCTACAATGAAAGCAAGATAAAACTGAATAACCGGTTGATATTGGGTAG from Streptococcus ruminantium includes:
- the trxA gene encoding thioredoxin codes for the protein MVQVITDANFEAETQEGVVIVDFWAPWCGPCRMQAPILEQLAEEVSEDELRIYKMDIDENPNIASQFGILSIPTLLFKKDGQVVKQVAGVHTKEQIKAILAEIG
- a CDS encoding AMP-binding protein, whose product is MSTISYKPLNLYRQFKEAAETFPDVAIYFDQPYASFPELGLENTYQTVFEAIQKRAAQLAATGIGRGDKVILYKSPTFDTYLLAVAVTALGAVPVMISYHLPSSNLDVFAERLEGSYIVYDEETKGRVVGMKRVDLVTKLSVSQVLSQVVEAVEENLLPEDVIQYMTHTSGTTGVPKLICHTAQTMGWRVAWQQTIFDKMVERGLLAFHISPVHSRYNIGVSSAIGLGFPLYPLSSAKKDDVELALRVHRPSALETHPNNFVQWSRLAKEKPEIFSSIRYYHSTFDAINIGTLRTFLEASKEQNPVFMQVYGQSECGPMILRYHRLENLGTVSGRDMGIGLEGYTEARITDVEGNPVPAGENGHIQFLSRGRAITYYKEENRFRDNVHGAWWDSGDYGCMTSEGTLLLKDRQVDLIKNIDSNLALEDLLLDKLDFLSEVVIIRDVNGAPQPIVAVAENAEMNWEAWWAAVADLPLLKEPILMAYDDIPRTATMKVQRLKMEADMKEKNL
- the msrB gene encoding peptide-methionine (R)-S-oxide reductase MsrB; translated protein: MKEIYLAGGCFWGMEGYFSQIDGILETSVGYANGQVETTNYQLLKQTDHAETVYLAYDETTISLREILLYYFRVIDPLSVNKQGPDKGRQYRTGIYYTDEVDLPVIEQVMTEQSSFLGGRPLAVEVEPLAHYIPAEDYHQDYLKKNPQGYCHIDLEQAKIPLIDIADYQKPDQQVLKDSLTELQYRVTQEAATERPFENEFWNSDQAGIYVDITTGEPLFLSTDKFDSGCGWPSFTKPISKEVASYYQDRSHGMNRIEVKSRAGQAHLGHVFDDGPLDKGGLRYCINSAALRFIPKEEMEAAGYGVFLELLR